Proteins encoded within one genomic window of Streptomyces kaniharaensis:
- the mltG gene encoding endolytic transglycosylase MltG, which translates to MTDQDFLPGLTPGHLGAPVPEPEGRPPGAPRVRSDAPDPHRRRNGLACGLTALALVAVFGGLGLAGFSWVEGQRKPPAAADYAGQGTGSVQVSVPEGAGLSQIASALVRNGVVASSLAFTRAAKGSAAAAGRIQPGTYTLKQRMSAAAALAVLIDPANANGLTIPEGWRGYQIFAAIDKKLNLPEGTTQRTAKEQAAELGLPDFANGSPEGYLFPATYSVTDGTTAVDLLKQMVERAGKEFSRDDADIVAQTLGQSLYGLVTVASMVQGEADNTEDMGKVARVIYNRLARNMPLQLDSTINYALGRSTLNTTVTDTKLDSPYNTYVHAGLPPSPISNPGRQAIMAALDPVPGDWLYFVTVKPGDTRFTDSFEVQQRNVAEFNANRAAQPSATASSSGTP; encoded by the coding sequence ATGACCGACCAGGACTTCCTCCCGGGGCTCACGCCCGGCCACCTCGGCGCGCCGGTGCCGGAACCGGAGGGCCGTCCGCCCGGCGCGCCCCGCGTGCGCTCCGATGCACCGGATCCGCACCGACGGCGTAACGGGCTGGCCTGCGGGCTCACCGCACTGGCCCTGGTGGCGGTCTTCGGCGGGCTCGGGCTGGCCGGGTTCAGCTGGGTGGAGGGCCAGCGCAAGCCCCCGGCGGCCGCCGACTACGCGGGGCAGGGCACCGGCAGCGTCCAGGTCTCGGTGCCCGAGGGCGCGGGCCTGTCCCAGATCGCGTCCGCGCTCGTGCGCAACGGTGTCGTGGCCAGCTCGCTCGCGTTCACCCGCGCCGCCAAAGGCAGTGCGGCGGCGGCCGGGCGGATCCAGCCCGGCACGTACACGCTGAAGCAGCGGATGTCGGCGGCGGCGGCGCTCGCCGTCCTGATCGACCCGGCCAACGCCAACGGTCTGACCATCCCCGAGGGGTGGCGCGGCTACCAGATCTTCGCGGCCATCGACAAGAAGCTGAACCTCCCCGAGGGCACCACCCAGCGCACCGCCAAGGAGCAGGCCGCCGAACTGGGCCTGCCCGACTTCGCCAACGGCAGCCCCGAGGGCTACCTCTTCCCCGCCACGTACAGCGTCACGGACGGGACCACCGCCGTCGACCTGCTGAAGCAGATGGTCGAGCGAGCCGGCAAGGAGTTCAGCCGGGACGACGCCGACATCGTCGCGCAGACCCTCGGGCAGAGCCTGTACGGGCTGGTCACGGTGGCGAGCATGGTGCAGGGCGAGGCCGACAACACCGAGGACATGGGCAAGGTCGCGCGGGTGATCTACAACCGGCTGGCCAGGAACATGCCGCTCCAGCTGGACTCGACGATCAACTACGCGCTCGGCCGGTCCACCCTGAACACCACGGTGACCGACACCAAGCTGGACTCGCCGTACAACACCTACGTGCACGCCGGCCTGCCGCCGTCGCCGATCTCCAACCCGGGGCGGCAGGCGATCATGGCGGCGCTGGACCCCGTCCCCGGCGACTGGCTGTACTTCGTCACCGTGAAACCGGGGGACACCCGATTCACCGACAGCTTCGAGGTGCAGCAGCGCAATGTGGCCGAATTCAACGCCAACCGAGCGGCGCAGCCGAGCGCCACGGCCTCGTCCTCGGGCACGCCGTAG
- a CDS encoding DUF6167 family protein, giving the protein MVRRIFWMAVGAGATVWAMNKANEAVHRLTPDSLSGTAARGALHLGDLAKQFALDVKAGMAEREEQLRDDLGLHGTAVVEPRRRVLRGEPQYRAISAAPGSPAAALPPSSSARASSDGARTTPQAIEKTPRRALPPRGGTNRKDH; this is encoded by the coding sequence ATGGTGCGACGCATCTTCTGGATGGCGGTCGGCGCCGGCGCCACCGTCTGGGCCATGAACAAGGCCAACGAGGCCGTGCACCGGCTCACCCCGGACAGCCTCTCCGGCACCGCCGCGCGCGGCGCTCTGCACCTGGGCGACCTGGCCAAGCAGTTCGCCCTGGACGTGAAGGCCGGCATGGCCGAGCGCGAGGAGCAGCTGCGCGACGACCTCGGACTGCACGGCACCGCCGTCGTCGAGCCGCGCCGCAGAGTGCTGCGCGGCGAGCCGCAGTACCGAGCTATCTCGGCGGCGCCCGGGAGCCCGGCCGCCGCCCTGCCTCCGTCCAGCAGTGCCCGCGCATCGTCCGACGGTGCCCGCACCACCCCCCAAGCCATCGAGAAAACGCCCCGGCGCGCGCTTCCGCCGCGGGGCGGTACGAACCGGAAGGACCACTAA
- the ruvX gene encoding Holliday junction resolvase RuvX, translating into MEPVERPFRRGRRIAVDVGDARIGVASCDPDGVLATPVETVPAGVKSQARIAAIVEEYDAMEVIVGLPRSLSGKEGPAAEKVRAYAARLANRLYPVPVRLVDERMSTVTATHGLRASGVKAKKGRSVVDQAAAVVILQTALESERVSGRPPGESVEAAG; encoded by the coding sequence ATGGAGCCGGTGGAAAGGCCGTTCCGACGCGGGCGGCGGATCGCCGTCGACGTCGGCGACGCCCGGATCGGGGTCGCGTCCTGCGACCCCGACGGGGTGCTCGCCACGCCCGTGGAGACCGTCCCGGCCGGGGTGAAGTCGCAGGCCCGGATCGCCGCCATCGTCGAGGAGTACGACGCGATGGAGGTGATCGTCGGGCTGCCGCGCTCGCTCAGCGGCAAGGAGGGCCCGGCGGCGGAGAAGGTCCGCGCGTACGCCGCCCGGCTGGCCAACCGGCTCTACCCGGTGCCGGTCCGGCTGGTGGACGAGCGGATGTCCACCGTCACCGCCACCCACGGGCTGCGCGCCTCGGGCGTCAAGGCGAAGAAGGGCCGCTCGGTGGTCGACCAGGCCGCCGCGGTGGTGATCCTGCAGACCGCCCTTGAGTCCGAACGGGTGAGCGGACGCCCGCCCGGTGAGAGCGTCGAGGCGGCGGGCTGA
- the alaS gene encoding alanine--tRNA ligase yields the protein MESAEIRRRWLRFFEERGHTVVPSASLVADDPTLLLVNAGMVPFKPYFLGEIKPQFSRATSVQKCVRTLDIEEVGKTTRHGSFFQMCGNFSFGDYFKEGAIKFAWELLTTPVADGGYGLEKEKLWITVYKDDDEAEQIWRDVIGVPSERIQRLGMKDNFWSMGVPGPCGPCSEINYDRGPAYGEEGGPAVNGERYLEIWNLVFMQYERGHGDGKDGFEILGDLPSKNIDTGLGLERLAAILQGVDNLFEIDTSRMILDRAAELTGHTYGADHKSDVSLRVVTDHIRTALMLVGDGVTPGNEGRGYVLRRILRRAIRNMRLLGATEPVAKELIDIAIAAMAPQYPELETERKRIETVVVAEEAAFLQTLKAGTNLLDAAVTETRQAGGVVLSGDQAFKLHDTYGFPIDLTLEMAEEQGLQVDEAGFRRLMQEQRDRAKADAKAKKMGHADVAAYREVADASGASLFTGYSLTEGEATVVGLLVDGVPAPAASEGDEVEIILDRTPFYAEGGGQLADHGRIRLESGAVVEIRDVQQPVPGVIVHSGGVLFGEVVLGASAYATIDIDRRRAIARAHSATHLTHQALRDALGPTAAQAGSENAPGRFRFDFGSPSAVPGSVLTDVEQKINDVLTRELDVTAEVMTMDQARKAGAIAMFGEKYGDEVRVVTIGDFSKELCGGTHVGNTAQLGLVKLLGESSIGSGVRRVEALVGVDAYRFLAREHTVVSQLTELVKGRPEELPEKISGMLAKLKDAEKEIERFRAEKVLAAAAGLADSAEDVHGIAVVAAQVADGVGADELRKLVLDVRGRFGSRPAVVAAFTVANDRPLTVIATNEDARGRGIKAGELVRVAAKTLGGGGGGKDDVAQGGGSNPAAVGEAIAAVRGLVAERAS from the coding sequence ATGGAGTCGGCTGAGATCCGCCGCCGCTGGCTGCGCTTCTTCGAGGAGCGCGGCCACACCGTCGTTCCGTCGGCGTCCCTGGTCGCCGACGACCCCACCCTGCTGCTGGTCAACGCCGGCATGGTGCCGTTCAAGCCCTACTTCCTGGGCGAGATCAAGCCGCAGTTCTCGCGCGCCACCAGCGTCCAGAAGTGCGTGCGCACCCTGGACATCGAGGAGGTCGGGAAGACCACCCGGCACGGCTCCTTCTTCCAGATGTGCGGCAACTTCTCCTTCGGCGACTACTTCAAGGAAGGCGCCATCAAGTTCGCGTGGGAGCTGCTCACCACTCCCGTCGCGGACGGCGGCTACGGTCTGGAGAAGGAGAAGCTCTGGATCACCGTCTACAAGGACGACGACGAGGCCGAGCAGATCTGGCGTGACGTCATCGGCGTGCCCTCCGAGCGCATCCAGCGCCTCGGCATGAAGGACAACTTCTGGTCGATGGGCGTCCCCGGCCCGTGCGGCCCGTGCTCGGAGATCAACTACGACCGCGGCCCCGCCTACGGCGAGGAGGGCGGTCCGGCCGTCAACGGCGAGCGCTACCTGGAGATCTGGAACCTGGTCTTCATGCAGTACGAGCGCGGCCACGGCGACGGCAAGGACGGCTTCGAGATCCTCGGCGATCTGCCGAGCAAGAACATCGACACCGGCCTCGGCCTGGAGCGCCTCGCCGCCATCCTGCAGGGCGTCGACAACCTCTTCGAGATCGACACCAGCCGGATGATCCTCGACCGCGCCGCCGAGCTCACCGGCCACACCTACGGTGCCGACCACAAGTCGGACGTCTCGCTGCGCGTGGTCACCGACCACATCCGCACCGCGCTGATGCTGGTCGGCGACGGCGTCACCCCCGGCAACGAGGGCCGCGGCTACGTGCTGCGCCGCATCCTGCGCCGCGCCATCCGCAACATGCGCCTGCTGGGCGCCACCGAGCCGGTGGCCAAGGAGCTCATCGACATCGCCATCGCGGCGATGGCCCCGCAGTACCCGGAGCTGGAGACCGAGCGCAAGCGCATCGAGACGGTCGTCGTCGCCGAGGAGGCGGCCTTCCTGCAGACCCTGAAGGCCGGCACCAACCTGCTGGACGCCGCGGTCACCGAGACCAGGCAGGCCGGCGGCGTGGTGCTCTCGGGCGACCAGGCGTTCAAGCTGCACGACACCTACGGCTTCCCGATCGACCTGACCCTGGAGATGGCCGAGGAGCAGGGCCTCCAGGTGGACGAGGCCGGTTTCCGCCGCCTGATGCAGGAGCAGCGGGACCGCGCCAAGGCGGACGCCAAGGCCAAGAAGATGGGCCACGCCGACGTCGCCGCGTACCGCGAGGTCGCCGACGCGTCCGGCGCGAGCCTGTTCACCGGCTACAGCCTCACCGAGGGCGAGGCCACCGTGGTCGGCCTGCTGGTGGACGGCGTTCCGGCGCCGGCCGCCTCCGAGGGCGACGAGGTCGAGATCATCCTCGACCGCACCCCGTTCTACGCCGAGGGCGGCGGCCAGCTCGCCGACCACGGGCGGATCCGGCTGGAGTCCGGCGCGGTGGTGGAGATCCGCGACGTGCAGCAGCCCGTCCCGGGTGTGATCGTCCACTCCGGCGGCGTGCTGTTCGGCGAGGTCGTGCTCGGCGCCTCCGCCTACGCGACCATCGACATCGACCGCCGCCGGGCGATCGCCCGCGCCCACTCGGCCACCCACCTGACCCATCAGGCGCTGCGCGACGCGCTCGGCCCGACGGCCGCCCAGGCCGGCTCCGAGAACGCCCCGGGCCGCTTCCGCTTCGACTTCGGCTCGCCCTCCGCCGTGCCCGGCAGCGTGCTGACCGACGTCGAGCAGAAGATCAACGACGTGCTGACCCGCGAACTCGACGTCACCGCCGAGGTCATGACGATGGATCAGGCCCGCAAGGCCGGCGCCATCGCGATGTTCGGCGAGAAGTACGGCGACGAGGTCCGGGTCGTCACCATCGGCGACTTCTCCAAGGAGCTGTGCGGTGGCACCCACGTCGGCAACACCGCCCAGCTGGGCCTGGTGAAGCTGCTCGGCGAGTCCTCGATCGGCTCCGGCGTGCGCCGCGTCGAGGCGCTGGTGGGCGTCGACGCGTACCGCTTCCTGGCCCGTGAGCACACCGTGGTCTCCCAGCTCACCGAGCTGGTCAAGGGCCGCCCGGAGGAGCTGCCGGAGAAGATCTCGGGCATGCTCGCCAAGCTCAAGGACGCCGAGAAGGAGATCGAGCGCTTCCGCGCCGAGAAGGTGCTGGCCGCCGCGGCGGGCCTGGCCGACTCGGCCGAGGACGTGCACGGCATCGCCGTGGTCGCCGCCCAGGTCGCCGACGGTGTCGGCGCGGACGAGCTGCGCAAGCTGGTCCTGGACGTGCGCGGCCGCTTCGGCTCCCGCCCGGCCGTGGTCGCCGCCTTCACCGTGGCGAACGACCGCCCGCTGACCGTGATCGCCACCAACGAGGACGCGCGGGGGCGCGGCATCAAGGCCGGCGAGCTGGTCCGGGTCGCCGCCAAGACCCTCGGCGGCGGCGGTGGCGGCAAGGACGACGTCGCCCAGGGCGGCGGCTCCAACCCGGCCGCGGTCGGCGAGGCCATCGCCGCGGTGCGCGGCCTGGTCGCGGAGCGCGCCTCCTGA